In the genome of Malania oleifera isolate guangnan ecotype guangnan chromosome 5, ASM2987363v1, whole genome shotgun sequence, the window TGATCTCTAGCTGGCATTAAGGACTGGTTAGAAGGGACCTTATTGTAATCCTTGCTTTTTATGATACTTTTCAGTATGGGATGTTTCTCTACTGTTGGTTTCCTTTGTAATTGGGTGTCATCCCCCTGATGCCtctttttaatataatttctCTTTattgataaaaagaaaaaatccttTGAAGGAGTATACAGAGTATCTATTCATATATTGGCTCCATAGTGGAATTTCTTtcatatttcctttttctttttcttccctctTTTTTGTGGTGGGGGTTAGTAGGGTGGAGGTGCACTAATGTAGTTTCTATTTGTGATTTTCAGTTCCAGAAATTGAACAGGGACTATCTGATGTTGCACATACGAGAGTAACAGTCAGCTTCACTCCACACCTAATGCCAATGGTAATAGGCACGCTCAAATGCAGTTAGTAGatataactttttttttccttctcattTCTTTGCTCACAGAAAATGTTGGCATTGATTTTCCGCTTTCAGAGCCGTGGTATGCAATCAACTATATATGTGGAAATGGCTCCTGGGGCAACTATTGAAGATTTATATCAACAATTGAAAATATTCTACGAGGTAAAAGCTCCTTAATGCATCTGGATTTGGCACTTCTTGTAGTTCTTGGCTGTGCCTCCAATCATAACTGGGAATCAAATCACCATATTGAAAAAGCAACAACATCAACTTACTGCACTTTTTTATAATGGCTGTGTGTCTGATAGAGTGGATTGGAAGAAACTTATCCTCTGTCCTTTTACAAACATTTACATTGAACAACCTGTCAACATCACATTATTGTTTCATTTGCGATGCAAGACTAATTGGCACAAGAGAAGGATGCAGGAAAATAAGAGAAAACCATGAAAAACAAATTTGAAATTGAAATAGAGTAGAAAATGTAGACAAAACTCCATGTAGGGTTTAATGCTCAATATTCCAATCATGCTCTCATGTTTACTCAGCAAGCCTTTATATAGGATTAATTCTAATTAATGGAACATAATATCAAATCCCTAAAAATTAGACCAATACATAACTGTAAAATATTTGAATCGTAAAACTCTAGATGATCATAATGACTTAAGATAATCATAAAGACCCTATGTTATGTCCAAGCCTATGGCAGACACAAAGTTTTCAATGTGTGATCCTCGTCAAtatgtttatttcttttaatgTTTAGATGAATGTTCCAATTGTTTTGGCATAAAATGGGTGGCAGTTTGTCAACTTGTGTATTTTTGTAGCCTGGATTCAAGTGACTGTAGCACACTCATTGATGGTGTACAccttattttccttttgtttGAATGAATCTATGTAACAAATTGATAATGTATACATGTTACTTGCTGGCCCAAGTAATGCTTGTTATTTTCTTTGATGGTGGTGTGGTTAATAACCTTTTTGTTGGGGGTGGTGTGGTTTTGGGGGTGTTTGCAGAATGAAGAATTTGTAATTTTGCTGGAGAAAGGAGTTGTTCCTCACACTCGAAATGTTCGGGGATCTAATTATTGTTTAATGAATGTTTTTCCTGATCGCATTCCTGGAAGAGCTATAATAGTATCTGTTGTAAGTCTAAATTCTCTTCATTGTTCTATTATAATTTCTGTTTTTAGCAACGAGGATATTTTATGGGATTTTTTTTGCTAGTAAGCATTGAAAACTTTGTTGCAGATTGATAATCTTGTAAAGGGAGCTTCTGGTCAAGCTGTACAGAATCTTAACTTGATGATGGGATTCCCAGAGATTACAGGACTACACTACCAGCCTTTGTTCCCTTAGAATGTGACTCAGTATCCTTAGACAGAATGAGCACGTGAGTCTCAAGTTAATAACAACTTCAGGTACGAGAATCCCTTCAGTATAAGGTCATTTCAAAGGTTTGGTTCCCCTCTGCCTCAACCTTCTGACATTTCCTTGTCCTCACAGTCCCTTCAACTGCATTCCTACCGATGTTCAAGGAAAATATCAAATTTTTTTCACCCCAAGATGACCAAATCCTTACTTACTGTTGGCACTTGATGTAGATTATGTCAAATTTGTCAACAGAGTGATACTATTTGACGATATCAGGGCCAGGATAAGTGATACAGCTATCTAGTACCAATAATAATTCTATACTTTTGCCCCACAGCTTGTGCCAGTATCTTATCTCTGGAACCATGATTTGATTATTGAGAGCTCGTAAGATTGTGGCAAGACATCATCGATTTAGATTCTATATTGCATAaatccaatattttcacaatatggGGCAAGATTACACTCTGGATTAATATTGCATTTCTGAAGTATCTCGAATGTTTGCTAATATTTTGCTTTTGTTTCAGGTATTTGTGCTACAAACGTCATTCTGAAGAGAGCTTATGAATGAATGTTACCAATGTGTATGTTATTGTTGACAACATGTATTAACAATGTTTTATTCGGAAATAAAGTATGCTATAAGATGGTAAGAAGACATAACAGTAATATATTATGAAATAATGTAGGCGGAAAATCATTGTGTTTGGGTGGCAGAATATACATTTCACTGGCCCagcattgttttcttctttttcttgaacTTTTCTTTAATAAAGATCTTATTTTCATTGAGAATTTTGCTTCGAATGCCTGGCTGATGGATGTGTTGCTACATGCACTATGATCTAGTAAGGGTAGGTGAAGAGGAAGTGGGGAACTGATTCCTAGGCAGTGTTTTGTATGTTTGTCGTCCTTTGTCAGCAGTTTTCAGGAAATGTTTGGGAGATGTCCGTAATGAAAACCGTGGTCTCAAATTATGAGCATGTTCATGGAGTGTTGAATGAAGCAGAGTCCTCATTTATGCATGCAGAAGGAGAGAAATATGTGATTAAACCCTATTCCAAATGTTTGTCAAGCGACCAATTTGCAGCAATGTGTCCAGTGAATGTGTGAAGTGTTTTAATGTCTGATGTGTTAGTTATGGACTCAAAAAGTTCTTTATAAATGCATGTTTTTTCTGGCATCGAGTCATCTATGCTCCTCGAAAAAATGCACTCCCCGTTTGTAAGCATCCATATTGTGCTTtaccttttgttttttttcccctttctgAGTTGGAGCAATATCGAGCTGAACCATTTAGCCCTTTTGCATTTCCCGACGTTGTCTcctaattctctctctctttctctctctctctctctcactcatgcGTGACACACGctcgcgggggggggggggtggggaagAAATTTGTGTACTTGAAAGTCTTGATCCTCGTGAATTATTGTTTTAGTTTGTTTTCATGACTCTACTTGTTGAGATTCTAGATTTGGCATCTATTTTAGGATTGgaaaatgcattcttaatcaTGAGTTTTTGATAGGCTTCCATTGTCAAATTTTGGCATGGAAGCAAATTATATTTTGGGAGTTGGGGTTGAGGAGGGGGCTCAATTTTTTATGCTTTGTTCTTATTGTTAGTGTTGATATAATCTGGTACTAATGAAGTCCTATTGAGGCTTTTGCTTGCAATCAACGAAACAGAGACAAAATGACCAAAGTTCTAGAAAGCCCTCTCATATTTTAGTTacttttgatttgcaaaataccTATCTTTTAGAGTAGGATGACATATAATGAGAATGTATAGTAACTAAATGAACACCTCCTTCTCATAACTAATGCAAAAGTTTGTACAATAAAATTCAATCTGAAAATAGACATTTTTATGATAAAATTTgtgaataatttttatttatttatttgtcgTAATGACGTTCGGAGAATTTTTGCACTTCTATTTGTCCTATGATAACAATatatttatgcaaactatgaaatcaAGCATAATTACATCTTATACTTGAACGATTTGGAATAGGTTGAATAAAGAAGCAATGCACTTGTTAGAGATTGAATGGGCGACCTTCTAGCACTTACAAATAGAGTTGGGATAGTGTGTTGATAATAGAATTTAATGAATTTGAAGGAATTAATAGTTTTTTATTGCTGTAAAAATCATAGTGGGGGTTAGTCATGATTATGAAACCAACCACAAGGTGGTTTAATGTTTTTGAAGGTAAACCATGGAGTGggttttttgtaattttttctttattttttattaaattacatgggttttttttttttggtggtaaTTTTTCCAAAttgacaattaaaaaaaaaaaggcgatTAAGTTAAACCGAGGGTTATGGACAAAGTAAACCGGCAATACAAGTTTTACAGCGCGGGGACCGTGCAAAACCCCAACCCACCTTTTCACGAGTCTCATCCACTAAACCCTTTGGCTTCCTGCAAGAGACGGAGTAAATAACTCCAAGAGTCTGATCCTATCCTGCAATTCCTCAACCCACTGTGCTCGCAGTCCCGTTCATGGCGTCCTCGTGCGAATCTATCATCTAATTCTTCTTTTGAATGGTTTTAAAGTTCTGCAGAAATGTCATCCTCTTCCCCTTCTCACTTGTTCTCTGTTTCGGCCCATCTCCAATCGACGATTCGTTTAAGAACCCATTCGTCCGTCGTTCAGGGGTTCAAGGTACAAATAAGCTATCTTtaattcatcattttttttttttttctgtaaatatatgtttatgaagTCATTTCGGCATATGGGTCTTGTTCATATTTGGGACTACTGTCGCTTCCTCCATGCATGTCTTTACTGTTCTGGTTGAAGaggatacatttttttttttggggggggggaaGCAAAAactttttaattaaatttctcaTTGTTTGGAATCCAATAAAGCAAAGTTCTCCATTCAACTGAGCTTATTGTAACCATTCGGCTTCTTAGGCTTGTTTTTAATTTGTCTGGAGACCAAAAGACGGTGtattgaaattttcttttctttggctcACAATTTTTAGTAATTATTGAAATGAGGGTTATCGAAAACCAGATTCTGTGGGTGGTGTGAAAAGTTTACCCCACCTTCATGTTTGTAGTCGATAGAAATCAGCTTAAATAAGCATTGCAGATTTCAACATGTCTCCAAAACCACGGAATGTCAGAATGGTGGATTCCAGGAGTCCTTTACCATTGAGGTGGCTGTTTTCTGGGAAACATGGCAGCTTTGTACCTAAATTATGTAAATGCGTCTATAAATAAATTTTGAGGCCTGATCCATGTGAAGGTTATTGTTTTCCTGGTGACTTTTGTGATTAAAATGAGCATAAAAattgtttattttttcttttcttgactctatttgaaatttcaaattctcaaagatgcatcactTTAGCAATTCTTTTTACTCAGTTTAGATTGTCATGAGCATTGTGTAGTTAGCATGCTTTGAAAATGGGTCAGCTTCTCTTGATCCATCGTAAAACTTCATTTATTTCATTGTTGATTTGTATTAGCTGTAGATTAATATGTGATGTTTGTAGTGTTAATCGTCCTAGCCGCAAGTGTATAGTCTAGagaggggtgaatagactcttttcatgGAATAcgtatttctctacaaaataaaatacttggcaatattgcaagcaattatatcacaatatacacaAAATAAGTCATGCACAagataaaataaagagtgaagggtaGTGAAAATCAACACCggagatttaacgtggttcgacactAAGCCTACGTTCGCGCCTTGGGACCAACTCAAAGATTCCACAATCTATTAAGGAACTCTTTCACCAGTGGAGAAGTCTtacaacttgggaacaaatccctaccacgctCAGAAAAAGCCTtcactcgagaacaaatccctatccGCTGACAAAGAGCTTCTTTGGTTCACAAAAAACtttcaccaaacggttcacaaagaacctttacaagaagatgattgaaatacaatatgatgcttctcaaatgagcaaatattaaatacagagcaaacctcacactatcttccaagtaatgaatcaaacacaattaaagagtaagagagaatgaacaCTTGTGAATGAaaaacaacaatgcaaagtgttaggtgcttaggttttggtataaaaaaatgtttttcactaagaatgatcaaaaaccttcaaaaccatgttaatactagtctaatagcttgtatttataaccCAAGAGTCAAaggagccattaactagccgttggggggaagaaaagatatttaatttggtaaactagccgttttccgcccgttggagcagttctgcccgttggactcgtcAACTGGTCCCCTGCTCTCGTGGACTAATCACACActgccactcgtcgacgaatccccagttctcgtcgacgagttccttgaatcagaaaaagtcatcaacaaaaaagttgtgggattttttcttaactttctagggacaccaagatcgtcctttttggacttttctaacaaaagttatgcctCAAATATCAAATGGTGTTTAGGATAGGTGATCGGTGCATAACTGAGATtttaaaccaaaccaaaaaaccttTTAATCACTTGAAAAGTTTTTGcacaaaagtatatgaaaaatattaagtctaataaagtttaatacttgtctaaatgagtttccctttgaatataagatatcttgttaataaaaacacatttaaaaaaccattttgataacttatatatttgtatgtcctttataaaaaatatacttgacttctttgaagttttaggacataagactcattttgataaaacCGGAACTAAatatgaagatgttcaaaataccaagatgtttgaaaacttgtccctttagaaaacatctttgagtttaggattcatttaacaaactcttaagtttaactttgaaaaccatgaaagttgagtttgtgattttagtgcaatcctataaactcatgtgcatattatgcatatgcaatttgttCAATTCTTCCTCAGAAATTACGTatgaaacaaaaccgcaagagttacaagaTATAATACCTCAAACACACACCTATTACATAAAATCCAACATTAAGCTCCCTTTGGTTGTGCCCGTTCTTccgagtatgtgtccatttgatctttctatttgaacatcaactcagtccgatctttgccttttgacCTATACTTTATGTATTCGACACTTGTATTTGTACTAAGCATGATCTACAAAGATGGAAAACACTGAAAaccacatataggttaatatcatcaaaacacataaaccatgatagtgtaaCCACCAAGGCTAACAGTATGGTCTTTGACTCTTTACATGACTTGTTTATTTGCTAAAATGTTGGTAAGTTTGTATGGTCTTTAACTCTTTACATAACTTGTTTATTTACTAAAATGTCGGTAAGTTTTTATGGTCTTTAACTCTTTATATAACTTGTTTATTAACTTTATTTACTAAAATATTGGTATctttcaatgttttaaaaggtgaaggcataAGGCAAGCCATAACTCTTCAGGTGTTGGGGCATAACCCCTTCAAGAACTCTATTTTTAAATATagatatgtaaataaattacatatattttaaaaattacaaaaaaataatgaaaatcacaaatagaatgtaaaagaaaaatcaaatataatttgcaaactacttgttagccattcaaaaattgctaattTGAGTTCATTGCGTAAATCATGACCAAAGATAGTTGTAACACTACAAagttaatatttattttcatgatctaagatacaactctcaattatattggaaaggttgaggttctaaagttttagaaatcatattatgacattccttttttATAACCATGGAATTAAAatttctagccaaatctaacttgagaatcacacgcCCAAAATTTGTAAGCTTTAATTGAAAAGGggcaaaaggcatgccttttgtacGAATGCATAAGCCTTAGCGTGTAATGCATTAGCTTTTTGGGatgtggtattttagattgagcctcaaggtgttttaggcatgccttgccttgaggtaagcctcgattgagccttttaaaacagtGGTACCTTTTTCGTGGCTGTACCTTGACTCATTCATGCTAACCATGTCACCATGGGAAGCCATATGCTAGCTACTAAAGTAGTACTGAATTTCCAAGCTTAAATATCAGGAAAATTTTGTTCAAAATCTGAAATTACCCGTCTCTCCCTTTCTTTCCACACGTGCATATATATTTCTGTGTGTCCGCGCATGTCTATAGAATGGATATTAAAAACTTGCATGTAACTCTAATTATATGCTCACTGGAATAATGATTAGTACAAAGTAGAGAACACATTCGGTGTTGGTTTCTCAAACAAGGGGTTCTTTATTTTGCTAGGCTATTATTTACTCTTTACTGgtcattttggatatttttttatGGTATGTGTTAATCAGGAATTTGGGTTTAAAACATGCACGTGCACTTACACATACATGTGCACATGCTCACATACACATTCCTGTATTTTTGTCATCTTCCTGAGGATGAATTAATGGTCACTTATCATATCTTTCACTTAAATTTTCTGGTGTGTGTAAATATTTGCCTCTGTTCTTCTTCCCATTGAAAAACTGTATTGTGTTGTATCAGGTGTGGTCACTGTATACAAAGAGACATAGCTCCAGTTTAAGTTCTAAACGGAATGCGGCATTTCAGAACACTAGGCAAAATATCTCATGTGCTGTACACGTGGCTGCCGGATCAGGACAGTCGGGTGACcctcaaaaaataaatttggacCGCATAATGGATGGGATGAAAAAAATTTGGGATAGTTTTCCTCAGCCAGTGAAGATCTTTCCTTGGACAAGAGCATTGGATAACTTTATTCAACTCATCCTTGATCTTATTTTGGCAGTTGTCAAGTATCTATGCGTACCTTTGCTAGCTGTTACTTCTCTTAGTGAGATGTCCTACTGTGCGCATGAAAGGAAGCTGTTTTTGATCCCTTTTCCCCTACTTGTTGGCTTTGCTGTTGCTGGGGTCTTGAAGGAGACAGCCTTGGAACTATCTCCACATCTCAAGGTTGAATTAATCATGTAGCTTCAAATGATTATTCAGGAAATCCAAGATGCCACTTGTGTAGATCATTTGAATTGCCTCCAATGATTTCAGTCATATGTTCACATCCAGTGTACTGATAAAAAATCTGTTGTCTGTGTCATCTTATTTCCTAAAAGTTGCCCAAAGATATGGTGATCTGTATTGTTGCCACATGTCGAGTCATTCTTACATGAGATTTTCTGTCATTTGCTTTGATAATTGGAAAACTTTGTTTCGTATGTTACAAAGTTTGCTTTGATTGTCACAGGATGTAGAAGTTCCCTGGCATCTGCTTGTGGTTGCAATTTTCTTCACATTGCTCAAATTACCAGGCCCATATTACCCATATTGGGGGCGCATATTTATTCCACATTTTGCAAATGGAGGGTTATTGAGGATTCTATGGTTTGCTGTTGCATGGTATGGAAGGCCCCGAAAGGCACTGGAAACAATAATGCATCAGAATTCTGTAGGTGATAGTTATTCAGAACCAGATAAAACTTTAAATTTATGAAGCAATATACTCGGAGCTGGCGGTACTTGTCATCAGGTATTACATTTCTGAACTGAAGGGAATTAAATAGTGATTTGTGAGTAAACTTATTCATGGCCACTTACCATCAGTTGCTTATGTTTCTTTTCCTTGCTTCATCTCTTCTGGCTAACTCGTTATCTTTTTAGGTTTAACCTTTGTCAATGAAAAATTTGTCATCTAAATTGTTGAACCACAATCCATCTAGGCATTAAGTAGCTGGGATTGGTTAGTTGCCCTTGTGCTAGGTCTACTTTGGTTGTTTTTAGAAAGTCTCAGTCATGTGCATTAAAACTACACCAGTGAGGGGTGATTGATTCAAACACTGCAGTCAGCTTAGGACTTGGGAGTTTTATAGTGAATGTACTCATTGCCTAATGTACCTACATATTAAACAATTAGCTTTAACTTTTTAATTCATTATCACGGTTCATAGTTCCCTAAAATCCTCTGGTGTTTTTATGGTTATCCTTTTTTCTTCGTTTATTTGGAAACCTTTATATTGCCCGAGATTGTATTAATCATTTACAATTATTTGTGCTGCTCTGAACTGATTTAACTTCTCGCTGATAATGACATTATAACAAATGATTAAATTTCTCTGATTTGAGTCAGGCGACGCTCGCCTTTCACCAAGCCAGACTGGACTGACTGGGTTATACGAACAGTTCAATCAGTTACTGAAATCAGGATAAGGATTTGATTAGAGCTTCATATGATTCATGTCCAAATCCCAGCTGGGTCGTCTTCATGATACAACGTAGCTCGTACCTGGTAATTGGAATGCTCAATGTGTTCTGAAATCCTCTTCCCCCCCACGACCCCCACTTTTTTTCCTTgggtcatctctctctctctctgaatttgTGTAAACTGAGTGAACAACTGGTGGGCGGAGAGATTTTTGTAATAAAACCCTAACAATGATCGAGATGAGTTTTTTGTAATGACGGGCGTGGTTTGGAAATTTACCAGTTCTCGGAAAATGTGGGTGCCTGCATAATACCACTTCCTGCAAGAAAATAGTGGAGGGCCTCGGTAGAGTATGAAACTCTTGTTTGGGAACTCAAATTTGATGCAGAGATTGGAAGAAAATTGTTctatcctttatatatatatatatatatatatattctaaacgCATATAATATAGGTAGTAATTAAGTAGAGCATGTTGCACACGGATTACTAGCTCACTATATACACAAACTCACAACATTGCCCATGTTTCCAATTGGGAACAAGAGATGGATAATATTACTATTCTTTATGGCTTGTTGGGTTCGGTGAAAAAGTTATTCATTTGAATAAGATGGAATTAGTTTAAATTGTGAGAATTAATGGAATAACTATTTTTTATATactcctaattatttcatttaacttgtaataagaaaaaaataaatatttatattaaaattttagaataattaattattcattatttattccttattatggactcataaaatattttatattttatttattttatagtaataaagtaatttttatataattaattgtaCGTAACTTACTAAAACTAACATATTCTTAAAAATAGGcattctgaaaatcaaatataatctTATAATATTTTAGAGGCCATTTAGAAAATGAC includes:
- the LOC131156692 gene encoding uncharacterized protein LOC131156692 produces the protein MSSSSPSHLFSVSAHLQSTIRLRTHSSVVQGFKVWSLYTKRHSSSLSSKRNAAFQNTRQNISCAVHVAAGSGQSGDPQKINLDRIMDGMKKIWDSFPQPVKIFPWTRALDNFIQLILDLILAVVKYLCVPLLAVTSLSEMSYCAHERKLFLIPFPLLVGFAVAGVLKETALELSPHLKDVEVPWHLLVVAIFFTLLKLPGPYYPYWGRIFIPHFANGGLLRILWFAVAWYGRPRKALETIMHQNSVGDSYSEPDKTLNL